One Clarias gariepinus isolate MV-2021 ecotype Netherlands chromosome 18, CGAR_prim_01v2, whole genome shotgun sequence genomic window carries:
- the si:dkey-61f9.2 gene encoding C-type lectin lectoxin-Lio2 has translation MFCFLHVSDYPMPWEDVLDYCTEENRTGVLKISSADEQKVVESELRRRNISEPVWVGLRQSRLLGFWIWVDGTAVYEYSNWYGGKQPEGPLTQHCGAVVPPNYTWSDRNCKAHYKALCYTKYP, from the exons ATGTTct GTTTCCTCCATGTGAGTGATTACCCTATGCCCTGGGAGGATGTGCTGGATTACTGTACTGAAGAGAACAGGACTGGAGTTCTGAAAATAAGTTCTGCAGATGAACAGAAAGTCGTGGAGTCTGAGCTCAGGAGGAGGAATATCAGTGAGCCGGTGTGGGTGGGGCTCAGACAGAGTAGACTCCTCGGGTTCTGGATCTGGGTGGATGGGACAGCTGTGTACGAGTACTCTAACTGGTACGGAGGAAAACAGCCTGAGGGTCCACTCACTCAACACTGCGGCGCCGTCGTCCCTCCGAACTACACATGGAGCGATAGGAACTGTAAGGCTCATTATAAAGCTCTGTGTTACACCAAATATCCttaa